The following proteins are encoded in a genomic region of Nomascus leucogenys isolate Asia chromosome 17, Asia_NLE_v1, whole genome shotgun sequence:
- the SERTAD1 gene encoding SERTA domain-containing protein 1 — translation MLSKGLKRKREEEEEKEPLAVDAWWLDPGHAAVAQAPPAVASSSLFDLSVLKLHHSLQQSEPDLRHLVLVVNTLRRIQASMAPAAALPPVPSPPAAPSVADNLLASSDAALSASMASLLEDLSHIEGLSQAPQPLADEGPPGRSIGGAAPSLGALDLLGPATGCLLDDGLEGLFEDIDTSMYDNELWAPASEGLKPGPEGGPGKEEAPELDEAELDYLMDVLVGTQALERPPGPGR, via the coding sequence ATGCTGAGCAAGGGTCTGAAGCGGAaacgggaggaggaggaggagaaggaaccTCTGGCAGTCGACGCCTGGTGGCTAGATCCTGGCCACGCAGCGGTGGCACAGGCACCCCCAGCCGTGGCCTCTAGCTCCCTCTTTGACCTCTCAGTGCTCAAGCTCCACCACAGCCTCCAGCAGAGTGAGCCGGACCTGCGGCACCTGGTGCTGGTGGTGAACACTCTGCGGCGCATCCAGGCGTCCATGGCACCCGCAGCTGCCCTGCCACCTGTGCCCAGCCCACCTGCAGCCCCCAGTGTGGCTGACAACTTACTGGCAAGCTCGGACGCTGCCCTGTCAGCCTCCATGGCCAGCCTCCTGGAGGACCTCAGCCACATTGAGGGCCTGAGTCAGGCTCCCCAACCACTGGCAGACGAGGGGCCACCAGGCCGTAGCATCGGGGGAGCAGCGCCCAGCCTGGGTGCCTTGGACCTGCTGGGCCCAGCCACTGGCTGTCTACTGGACGATGGGCTCGAGGGCCTGTTTGAGGATATTGACACCTCTATGTATGACAATGAACTTTGGGCACCAGCCTCTGAGGGCCTCAAACCAGGCCCTGAGGGTGGGCCGGGCAAGGAGGAAGCTCCGGAGCTGGACGAGGCCGAACTGGACTACCTCATGGACGTGCTGGTGGGCACACAGGCACTGGAGCGGCCGCCGGGGCCAGGGCGCTGA